From the Flavobacteriales bacterium genome, one window contains:
- the lepA gene encoding elongation factor 4: MKNIRNFCIIAHIDHGKSTLADRLLGVTGTVTEREAQNQLLDDMDLERERGITIKSHAIQMEYKLNGQDYILNLIDTPGHVDFSYEVSRSIAACEGALLIVDAAQGIQAQTISNLYLALENDLEIIPVLNKIDLPSADPEVVKDQIIDLIGCKDEEIIPASAKTGAGIEAILEAIIDRIPAPKGDPDAPLQAMIFDSVYNSFRGIEAYFKIINGTMKKGDEVQFIATGKTYYADEIGALKLKQKPMNTLSAGEVGYLISGIKDAREVKVGDTITLKEKPSQEAVKGFEDVKPMVFAGIYPVDTEDYEELRNSMEKLQLNDASLTFEPESSAALGFGFRCGFLGMLHMEIIQERLEREFDMTVITTVPNVSYFAYTTKGEKLSIHNPSDLPDPSTMDYVEEPFIRAQIITKSDYVGAVMSLCIEKRGVLTNQVYLTTDRVELTFEMPLGEIVFDFYDKLKSISRGYASFDYFPLEYRQSNLAKLDILLNGDQVDALSALIHRDNAYNLGKKICLKLKELIPRQQFDIAIQSAIGSKIISRETVKAVRKDVTARCYGGDITRKRKLLEKQKKGKKKMRQIGSVEVPQSAFMAVLKLDD, from the coding sequence ATGAAAAATATCAGAAATTTTTGCATCATTGCTCATATTGACCACGGTAAAAGTACTCTAGCAGACAGACTGCTAGGCGTTACTGGCACAGTGACGGAGAGGGAGGCCCAAAACCAATTGTTAGACGATATGGATTTGGAAAGAGAACGAGGGATTACGATAAAAAGTCACGCCATACAAATGGAATATAAGCTCAATGGCCAAGACTATATTTTGAACCTCATAGACACACCAGGGCATGTGGATTTTTCTTACGAAGTATCACGTTCCATAGCGGCCTGCGAAGGAGCTTTGCTTATTGTCGATGCCGCCCAAGGGATACAAGCTCAAACCATCTCTAACTTATACCTTGCCCTAGAAAACGATTTAGAAATTATTCCTGTTCTCAACAAGATAGATTTACCGTCTGCTGACCCCGAAGTGGTTAAAGACCAAATCATTGACTTAATAGGCTGCAAGGACGAAGAAATTATTCCAGCGTCTGCAAAAACAGGGGCTGGTATAGAGGCTATTTTAGAAGCTATTATAGATCGTATTCCTGCGCCTAAAGGAGACCCTGACGCTCCTTTACAAGCTATGATTTTTGATTCCGTTTATAACTCTTTTCGAGGCATTGAGGCCTATTTCAAAATTATAAACGGGACAATGAAGAAAGGCGATGAGGTGCAATTTATAGCTACTGGCAAAACCTACTATGCTGATGAGATAGGTGCTTTGAAGTTAAAGCAAAAGCCTATGAATACCTTGTCTGCTGGAGAGGTGGGCTATCTGATTTCAGGAATTAAAGATGCCCGTGAGGTGAAAGTTGGGGATACGATTACCCTCAAAGAAAAGCCTTCACAAGAGGCGGTTAAGGGTTTTGAAGATGTGAAGCCTATGGTATTTGCTGGTATTTATCCAGTCGATACCGAAGACTACGAAGAATTGAGAAATTCTATGGAAAAGCTACAACTTAATGATGCTTCTTTGACCTTTGAACCAGAATCTTCGGCGGCTTTGGGCTTTGGCTTTCGTTGTGGTTTCTTGGGTATGTTGCACATGGAAATTATACAAGAACGCTTGGAGCGTGAATTTGATATGACCGTCATAACAACTGTTCCTAACGTATCTTATTTTGCCTACACCACTAAGGGAGAAAAGCTATCCATACATAACCCTTCGGATTTGCCAGACCCTTCTACTATGGACTATGTAGAAGAACCTTTTATCCGTGCTCAAATCATTACCAAATCCGATTATGTAGGTGCTGTGATGTCTTTGTGTATAGAAAAACGTGGGGTACTGACCAATCAAGTTTATCTAACAACCGACAGGGTGGAGCTGACTTTTGAAATGCCACTCGGAGAAATTGTCTTTGACTTTTACGATAAACTAAAAAGTATTTCTAGAGGGTATGCCTCTTTCGATTATTTCCCCCTAGAGTACCGTCAGTCCAACCTAGCCAAGTTGGATATACTACTCAATGGCGACCAAGTGGACGCCCTTTCGGCACTGATTCACCGCGATAATGCCTATAATTTAGGTAAGAAAATATGCTTGAAGTTGAAAGAGTTAATACCTCGTCAACAATTCGATATAGCCATACAATCGGCCATCGGCTCAAAAATTATTTCTAGAGAAACCGTTAAAGCCGTTCGTAAAGATGTAACTGCCCGTTGCTATGGGGGTGACATTACCAGAAAGCGAAAACTATTAGAGAAACAAAAGAAAGGAAAGAAGAAAATGAGACAGATTGGTAGCGTTGAAGTGCCTCAATCTGCTTTTATGGCCGTTTTAAAATTAGACGACTAA
- a CDS encoding YebC/PmpR family DNA-binding transcriptional regulator — MGRAFEFRKARKMKRWSAMAKTFTRIGKDISIAVKEGGPNPDTNARLRAVIQNAKTANMPKDNVERAIKKASGADSANYVEISLEGYAPHGVAVFVECTTDNNNRTVANVRSYFNKCEGNLGTNGSLEFIFDRKAVFTFSQSQVEMDLEELEMELIDAGLEELENDEGTLTVTTDFSDFSNMQKQLESMNIELESSELQRFPNNTKTLVGEEAKLVLKLIDKLEEDEDVQNVFHNMEMTEEVISQMDS; from the coding sequence ATGGGAAGAGCATTTGAATTTAGAAAAGCACGTAAAATGAAGCGTTGGTCAGCTATGGCCAAAACATTCACCCGTATCGGTAAAGACATTTCTATTGCCGTTAAAGAAGGTGGACCTAACCCAGATACCAATGCTAGACTACGAGCTGTCATTCAAAATGCCAAGACGGCCAATATGCCCAAAGATAATGTAGAGCGTGCCATCAAAAAAGCCTCTGGGGCAGACTCTGCTAACTATGTGGAGATCAGCCTCGAGGGTTATGCCCCACACGGTGTTGCCGTCTTTGTAGAATGCACCACCGACAACAACAACCGTACAGTAGCCAATGTCCGTTCATACTTCAACAAATGTGAAGGCAACCTTGGGACTAACGGCTCTCTTGAATTTATTTTTGATAGAAAAGCCGTATTTACTTTTTCTCAAAGTCAAGTGGAAATGGACTTAGAAGAATTGGAAATGGAACTGATAGATGCTGGTCTAGAGGAGCTAGAAAACGATGAAGGCACACTAACGGTTACGACTGATTTTAGTGACTTTAGCAATATGCAAAAGCAGTTGGAAAGCATGAACATAGAGTTAGAAAGCTCGGAGTTGCAACGTTTCCCTAACAACACCAAAACCCTAGTTGGCGAAGAAGCCAAATTGGTACTCAAGCTCATCGATAAATTGGAAGAAGACGAAGACGTACAAAACGTTTTTCATAATATGGAAATGACGGAAGAAGTCATATCTCAAATGGATAGCTGA
- a CDS encoding acyl-CoA carboxylase subunit beta has product MKDKLKILEEKKAQALVGGGQQRIDAQHAKGKLTARERVHFLMDEGSFQEVGMLVMHRSTNFGLDKQQFLGDGVVTGYGTIDGRLVYVYAQDFTVLGGSLAEAHAEKICKIMDMAMKNGAPIIGLNDSGGARIQEGVVSLGGYADIFYRNTRASGVVPQLSAIMGPCAGGAVYSPALTDFIMMVENTSYMFVTGPNVVKTVTHEEVTAEELGGASTHASKSGVAHFTYANEVELINNLKKLLSYIPQNCEEEAPSLSYKATDERRDVLNGIIPDSASQPYDIHEVINGIIDADTFHEVHQNYAENIVCGFARLGGRSIGIVANQPAFLAGVLDNHASNKAARFVRFCDAFNIPLLVLEDVPGFLPGTDQEWNGIINNGAKLLYAFSEATVPRITVITRKAYGGAYDVMNSKHIGADLNYAWPTAEIAVMGAKGAAEIIFRKDIKEAKDPQAKWQEKEAEYAELFAHPYNAAARGYVDEVIEPAKTREKLIKAFKMLENKVDNLPKKKHGNIPL; this is encoded by the coding sequence ATGAAAGACAAACTCAAGATATTAGAAGAAAAAAAGGCTCAAGCCTTAGTGGGTGGTGGTCAGCAACGTATCGATGCCCAACACGCTAAAGGTAAGCTAACCGCTAGAGAGCGTGTCCATTTTTTAATGGACGAAGGCTCTTTCCAAGAAGTGGGTATGTTGGTAATGCACCGGTCTACCAACTTCGGCTTAGACAAACAACAGTTTTTAGGTGATGGCGTAGTGACTGGCTACGGTACTATAGACGGTCGTTTGGTGTACGTATATGCTCAAGACTTTACCGTTTTGGGGGGTTCTTTGGCAGAAGCCCATGCCGAGAAAATTTGTAAAATTATGGATATGGCCATGAAAAATGGCGCACCCATCATCGGATTAAACGATAGTGGTGGTGCACGTATCCAAGAAGGGGTGGTTTCCTTAGGAGGCTATGCCGATATTTTTTATCGCAACACGAGAGCCAGTGGGGTAGTGCCTCAACTTTCGGCTATCATGGGGCCTTGTGCTGGAGGGGCGGTGTATTCACCTGCTCTGACGGACTTTATTATGATGGTAGAAAACACCTCTTATATGTTTGTGACGGGACCCAATGTGGTCAAGACCGTTACCCACGAAGAAGTGACTGCCGAAGAATTAGGAGGCGCATCAACTCACGCTAGTAAATCAGGCGTAGCTCACTTTACCTATGCCAATGAAGTGGAGCTCATAAATAACCTTAAAAAGCTATTGAGTTATATACCTCAAAACTGCGAGGAAGAAGCACCTAGCCTTAGCTACAAAGCGACTGATGAAAGACGAGATGTGCTCAACGGTATTATTCCAGACAGTGCAAGTCAGCCTTACGATATTCATGAGGTTATTAATGGCATTATTGATGCCGATACTTTCCACGAAGTACACCAAAATTATGCTGAAAATATCGTCTGTGGTTTTGCTCGATTGGGAGGGCGTTCTATCGGTATTGTTGCCAATCAACCGGCTTTTTTAGCAGGTGTACTGGACAACCACGCTTCCAATAAGGCGGCACGTTTTGTGCGTTTTTGTGACGCTTTCAATATTCCTTTGTTGGTCTTAGAAGATGTCCCTGGCTTTTTGCCCGGCACTGACCAAGAATGGAACGGTATTATTAACAATGGGGCTAAGCTGTTGTACGCCTTTAGTGAAGCAACCGTACCACGTATAACGGTAATTACTAGAAAAGCCTATGGTGGAGCTTACGATGTAATGAATTCTAAACACATCGGTGCTGACTTGAATTACGCTTGGCCTACGGCCGAAATAGCTGTAATGGGAGCTAAAGGTGCTGCTGAGATAATTTTTAGAAAAGACATTAAAGAGGCTAAAGACCCACAAGCTAAGTGGCAAGAAAAGGAGGCAGAATATGCCGAGCTTTTTGCTCACCCCTACAATGCAGCGGCAAGAGGTTATGTCGATGAGGTGATAGAACCAGCTAAGACAAGAGAAAAACTCATAAAAGCCTTTAAGATGCTCGAAAATAAGGTAGATAATCTACCTAAAAAGAAACACGGAAATATTCCATTATAA
- a CDS encoding PKD domain-containing protein, whose amino-acid sequence MKKLLLLSIFISFSTLSYSQEFIQLMNDTTATFKEIETAIDNYLAKRLTYEKGNGQKPLGRWKNYWRGRLKPDGTLDRHRLYRAYLQNQKNLQLQRRSTPNNNGTPSQNPIQTPYNSPTNNGSPTLVESNQQPNVSNTPSNTSNGPWKPVGPDIVPRRLNNLRGIGRLNCVSFHPNNSNTIMVGSPAGGIWTSTDGGQNWFTNTDFMPSLGVSDIVYHPTNPNTIYWATGDADAFVTACNGLFRSTDGGNTWTQMDGFPDVTSITKLLIQPNNTNVMLAATSQGIYRSSNGGTTWTQAQSGSFADIVYKPNNYNTVYATHRQSGQFWRSTDAGISWQNITAGLPSNGARRGKIAVSAANSNYVYVVFCDTEGSLYGVYRSTDSGQNFSERLRCNSPSTSTPNLLGWNDDGTDYGGQGWYDLAIAVNPSNANDLWVGGVNIWQSTDGGSNWNARGIWSAIGQNSYIHADIHALEFNPHNNTLYVCSDGGIGKRDGNSWQDMSEDLEITQFYSINVEKVIDEHIIAGAQDNGTLRHSSDYSSSDNWAAIYSGDGMQCIIDPTNSNRLYAEIQNGMMVRSDDAGISWNNISPETNGAWETPYEMSPNNSQRLVAGFSQLYLTNNRGEDWTPLSATSGLVNGSDIDEIELTTNDNIFYFSHHNNIYRTNNSGASWTNISNGLNNWSVISDIHSNPSDPNHIWITFSGGSANNRVYTSTDGGDNWTNFSGLLMAGFTTVESGVYCITLDTVNDPSNFIYPFLYIGTDLGVFRKSITANANEMWQQHNLNSLPTTPVYDLEINFNNGYLYAGTHGRGVWKLDISGNTLAPIANFSSNDATCVGQSLQFNDESLFSPTSWAWNFGDGNNSTQQNPTHTYNTAGSYTVTLTVTNANGNNSESKQITVHPAALTINESVTACGSYTNTETDPTVTYTSSGNYTYSSLSGCLTTNLNLTIVDPDEPIYNLVTTCAPYPWSISGETYSESGYYEHIVPPSGSQVCPQQYWLHLNIEEHVEENVSACNHYFVGGIARTTSGTYYEIEPVTNCTTKTVHLTITNPQGTSETVNSCEPYQWNGETYDQSGTYSVSYYLDGCLVSDILNLTIHEPTNNSEYVTTCQSYTWNGNTYTNSGIYSYQTTNSYGCEHTETLNLTIEPANNTTTNMAACLSYTWPINNQTYYQSGTYNHTTGSTNCQSQHQLNLTINPAGGTQTIYHTANGSYNWHGVTYYCSGSYTSSYTDQSGCEYTTILNLTINNPALPIQNVTECDEYNWSANGQTYNVGGIKTATVNVQGCNATAILGLTLNYSSSQIFDVSAGESYTWHGQTYYCSGTYYYNTTNSNGCPHTETLNLELDNGW is encoded by the coding sequence ATGAAAAAACTGTTATTGTTATCTATATTTATATCCTTTAGTACCTTATCCTACTCTCAAGAGTTTATCCAACTCATGAACGATACGACTGCTACCTTTAAAGAAATAGAAACGGCTATTGATAACTATCTCGCTAAACGTCTGACCTACGAAAAAGGTAATGGTCAAAAGCCCTTAGGACGATGGAAAAATTATTGGAGAGGACGACTCAAGCCAGACGGAACGCTTGATAGACACCGACTTTACAGAGCTTATTTGCAAAACCAAAAAAATTTGCAACTGCAAAGACGTTCTACGCCTAATAATAATGGAACCCCTTCTCAAAACCCCATTCAAACACCATATAATAGCCCTACAAACAATGGTAGCCCTACACTGGTAGAAAGTAACCAACAGCCTAACGTTTCAAATACCCCTTCTAACACTAGTAATGGCCCGTGGAAACCAGTAGGACCAGATATAGTTCCTCGAAGATTAAATAATTTAAGAGGGATAGGACGTCTTAATTGTGTAAGTTTTCATCCTAACAACTCCAATACGATTATGGTTGGTTCACCAGCTGGAGGAATTTGGACTTCTACTGATGGTGGTCAAAATTGGTTCACCAATACGGACTTTATGCCTTCACTAGGGGTTTCCGATATTGTTTATCACCCGACCAACCCCAATACCATTTATTGGGCGACAGGCGATGCTGATGCCTTTGTTACTGCATGCAATGGTCTTTTTCGTTCTACTGACGGAGGCAATACTTGGACTCAAATGGATGGCTTTCCAGATGTTACTTCCATTACAAAACTGCTGATACAACCCAACAATACTAATGTAATGTTAGCCGCTACTTCTCAGGGAATATATAGGTCAAGCAATGGTGGTACTACTTGGACTCAAGCACAATCAGGTTCTTTTGCTGATATCGTTTATAAGCCTAACAACTACAATACGGTGTATGCTACTCACCGACAAAGTGGGCAATTTTGGCGTTCCACCGATGCTGGAATCAGTTGGCAAAACATCACGGCTGGTCTACCTTCAAATGGTGCTAGAAGAGGAAAAATTGCTGTTAGTGCTGCTAATAGTAATTATGTATATGTTGTTTTTTGTGATACCGAAGGATCACTTTATGGCGTCTATCGTTCCACCGATTCAGGTCAAAACTTTAGCGAACGTCTGCGTTGTAACTCTCCATCTACATCTACACCAAATTTACTTGGCTGGAACGACGACGGCACGGACTATGGAGGGCAAGGTTGGTACGATTTAGCCATTGCCGTTAACCCTAGTAACGCAAATGACCTCTGGGTGGGAGGCGTAAATATTTGGCAATCTACCGATGGAGGTAGCAACTGGAATGCTCGTGGAATATGGAGCGCTATAGGACAAAACAGCTACATACATGCCGATATACATGCTTTGGAATTTAACCCACACAACAACACTTTATACGTCTGTTCAGATGGTGGTATTGGCAAACGAGATGGCAATAGTTGGCAAGATATGTCCGAGGATTTAGAAATCACTCAATTTTACAGTATCAATGTAGAAAAAGTAATTGATGAACATATTATTGCTGGAGCTCAAGACAACGGTACTCTAAGGCACAGCTCGGATTATAGCAGTTCCGATAATTGGGCTGCCATTTACAGTGGCGATGGTATGCAATGCATCATTGACCCTACTAACTCCAACAGACTCTATGCTGAAATACAAAACGGTATGATGGTACGAAGCGATGATGCTGGAATAAGTTGGAACAACATATCGCCCGAAACCAATGGGGCATGGGAAACCCCCTACGAAATGTCTCCGAATAACTCTCAACGCTTAGTAGCGGGTTTTAGTCAGTTGTATCTCACCAACAACAGAGGAGAAGATTGGACGCCACTATCAGCAACATCAGGCTTAGTCAATGGTTCTGATATTGATGAAATAGAACTCACCACCAACGATAATATTTTTTACTTTTCACACCACAACAATATTTACAGAACCAACAATAGCGGTGCAAGTTGGACCAATATTTCTAATGGCTTAAACAATTGGAGTGTCATTTCTGACATACACAGCAATCCAAGCGACCCTAATCATATATGGATTACTTTCAGTGGAGGAAGTGCAAACAATAGAGTTTATACTTCAACCGATGGGGGAGATAATTGGACTAATTTTTCAGGTCTATTAATGGCAGGTTTTACAACCGTAGAATCAGGTGTATACTGTATAACCCTAGATACTGTAAATGACCCAAGTAATTTTATTTACCCTTTTTTATACATAGGCACTGATTTAGGCGTATTTCGAAAATCTATAACAGCTAATGCTAATGAGATGTGGCAACAACACAACCTCAATTCTTTACCCACTACTCCAGTCTATGATTTGGAAATCAATTTCAATAATGGTTATTTATACGCTGGTACTCACGGTCGAGGAGTTTGGAAATTGGATATTTCGGGCAATACACTAGCACCTATTGCCAATTTTTCTTCCAACGATGCCACTTGTGTGGGTCAAAGTTTACAGTTTAACGATGAGTCGCTATTTAGCCCTACCTCTTGGGCATGGAATTTTGGAGATGGCAATAACTCCACCCAACAAAATCCAACTCACACTTACAACACAGCGGGTAGTTATACTGTAACTCTTACCGTTACCAATGCTAACGGTAACAACAGCGAAAGCAAACAAATTACAGTACACCCAGCAGCCTTAACGATTAATGAAAGCGTAACAGCATGTGGTAGTTATACCAATACCGAAACAGACCCAACAGTCACTTATACTAGCTCAGGCAACTACACCTATAGTAGTTTGTCAGGCTGTCTAACCACCAATCTCAACTTAACCATAGTAGACCCTGACGAACCTATCTATAATCTTGTAACCACTTGCGCTCCCTATCCCTGGAGCATTAGCGGAGAGACCTATTCCGAATCGGGGTATTATGAACATATAGTACCTCCTTCAGGTTCACAAGTTTGTCCACAACAATATTGGTTGCACCTCAACATAGAAGAACATGTGGAAGAAAACGTATCGGCTTGTAACCACTATTTTGTGGGGGGCATAGCTCGTACCACTAGTGGAACCTATTATGAAATAGAACCCGTAACCAATTGCACCACCAAAACAGTACACCTAACCATTACTAACCCGCAGGGAACTTCAGAAACAGTTAATAGTTGTGAACCCTACCAATGGAATGGAGAAACCTATGACCAAAGTGGTACTTACAGTGTGAGTTATTATTTAGATGGCTGTTTGGTAAGCGATATACTTAATCTTACCATTCACGAACCTACCAACAACTCCGAATACGTAACAACATGTCAGAGTTATACTTGGAACGGCAACACTTACACTAATAGTGGTATTTATAGTTATCAAACTACCAACAGTTATGGCTGTGAACATACCGAAACCCTCAACCTCACCATAGAACCCGCCAATAATACCACAACAAATATGGCTGCTTGTCTTAGTTACACTTGGCCTATTAATAACCAAACCTATTACCAATCAGGCACTTACAACCATACTACCGGTTCTACCAATTGCCAAAGTCAACACCAATTAAACCTTACTATAAACCCAGCCGGAGGAACTCAAACCATCTATCATACGGCCAATGGTTCTTACAATTGGCATGGAGTTACGTACTATTGTAGCGGTTCTTATACTTCTTCATATACTGACCAATCGGGGTGTGAATATACAACCATTCTAAATTTGACCATCAACAACCCTGCATTGCCCATACAAAATGTAACAGAATGTGACGAATACAATTGGTCAGCAAACGGACAAACCTACAATGTCGGCGGTATAAAAACAGCAACTGTAAATGTTCAAGGGTGTAATGCAACTGCTATATTGGGACTAACTCTCAATTACAGTTCTAGCCAAATTTTCGATGTCAGTGCAGGAGAATCTTACACTTGGCACGGACAAACCTACTATTGCAGTGGCACTTACTATTATAACACTACTAACAGCAATGGATGCCCTCATACAGAAACGCTAAATTTAGAGCTAGACAATGGATGGTAA
- a CDS encoding CotH kinase family protein, with product MRLIILIIGIVCCSINTNAQLHINEMMSLNNTAWATEQNNYPDWIELYNSSSDSILLSDYFLSDDRQEMEQWQLPNRYIQGGGFFSVYASGLDMEMDCNFKISSQGEALFLSHKNLGLLDSLPAVPLDADQSFGRFPDGSDVLAKLQSPTPNSPNDSIDLLYSSLSFSHTSGWHENSIDLSIVPSHSGAQIYYTLNGAEPTTNDLLYTTALALKDASDQDNIISEIPTSDQWQRPQGKVFKGHLIKSAAFENGQRISPVYTHSFFINPQVEKRYTFPVVSLSTDPNNLFDPEQGIYVKGQNTNYYQRGRAWERIAQFEYFDLEGKRQVNQTVGIRTNGNISRTFPQKSLLLYARGSYGKSRIKYPFFEGKEMDSFKRIILRSASSNDWKNTMFKNEVAQRILIDMNLEHPSTQEVIVFINGEYWGIHHLNERTDEYFISDYFDVDNIHLLTHNAQVEEGDNQDFLNIKNYMNENDMSLDEHYDYISSHIDIDNIIDYYCAQLFLANTDWPHNNVKYWKAQEDGKWRWLFFDCDECMSYEYYNLMADLINEQNTSQDFEEWSVYIIRQLLRNHSFREQFRRRFDILLSSTFSTPNLIQHIKEMENLYKAEVLEHQLRWNVPDNSNAWLEAVESLYAFASIRPHVMRQLLTDYLGKPFSLYPNPSNNYFQLEMHTDMPVENITILNAMGQSVYSHDDSWNKSIDVSHLTAGVYVVQVRFKERLYKERLMVH from the coding sequence ATGCGGCTTATCATCTTAATTATAGGAATAGTATGTTGTAGCATCAATACAAATGCACAACTGCACATCAACGAGATGATGTCACTCAATAATACGGCTTGGGCAACAGAACAAAACAACTACCCCGATTGGATAGAATTATACAACAGCAGTAGCGATAGCATACTACTTTCTGACTACTTCCTTTCTGACGATAGGCAAGAAATGGAGCAATGGCAATTGCCTAACCGTTATATTCAAGGAGGTGGATTTTTTAGCGTTTATGCCAGCGGTTTGGATATGGAGATGGATTGTAATTTTAAAATAAGCAGTCAGGGCGAAGCTCTTTTTCTCAGCCATAAGAATTTGGGATTGTTGGATTCCTTGCCTGCTGTGCCACTGGATGCAGACCAATCTTTTGGTCGTTTTCCAGACGGAAGCGATGTTTTGGCAAAACTCCAAAGCCCCACTCCCAACAGCCCCAACGATAGCATAGACTTATTGTATAGTAGTTTATCCTTTTCACACACTAGCGGTTGGCATGAAAATAGCATTGACCTATCTATAGTGCCGAGCCATAGCGGAGCTCAAATATACTACACTCTTAATGGTGCCGAGCCCACCACCAATGACCTTTTATATACTACTGCTTTGGCATTAAAAGACGCCTCCGACCAAGACAATATAATTTCAGAAATACCCACATCAGACCAATGGCAAAGACCACAAGGAAAGGTCTTTAAAGGACACCTCATTAAGTCGGCAGCCTTTGAAAATGGGCAACGTATCAGCCCAGTTTATACCCATAGTTTTTTCATAAACCCTCAAGTAGAAAAGCGATACACCTTCCCTGTCGTTTCTCTATCTACAGACCCCAACAACCTTTTTGACCCAGAGCAAGGAATCTATGTCAAAGGGCAAAACACCAACTATTACCAAAGAGGTAGGGCTTGGGAGCGAATCGCACAATTCGAGTATTTCGACTTAGAGGGCAAACGACAAGTCAATCAGACTGTTGGCATACGTACCAACGGCAATATAAGTCGAACTTTTCCTCAAAAATCTTTACTGCTATATGCTAGAGGTTCTTATGGCAAATCACGAATAAAATACCCCTTTTTCGAGGGCAAAGAAATGGACTCTTTCAAAAGGATAATCCTAAGGTCTGCTAGCTCCAACGATTGGAAAAATACTATGTTCAAAAATGAAGTCGCTCAGCGCATCCTTATTGACATGAATTTGGAACACCCCAGCACACAAGAAGTTATTGTTTTTATCAATGGAGAATACTGGGGCATACACCACCTCAACGAACGAACAGACGAATATTTCATCAGCGATTATTTTGACGTGGACAATATCCATTTATTGACTCATAATGCTCAGGTAGAAGAAGGCGACAACCAAGACTTTCTCAATATCAAAAACTATATGAATGAGAATGATATGAGTCTCGATGAGCATTACGATTACATTAGCTCACATATCGATATTGACAATATCATAGACTACTATTGCGCCCAATTGTTTTTGGCCAATACCGACTGGCCACACAATAATGTGAAGTATTGGAAAGCTCAAGAGGACGGCAAATGGCGGTGGCTATTTTTTGACTGTGACGAGTGCATGAGCTACGAATATTACAACCTCATGGCAGATTTAATCAACGAACAAAATACGTCTCAAGATTTTGAGGAATGGTCAGTCTATATTATCCGCCAACTGTTGAGGAACCATAGCTTTAGGGAGCAATTTAGAAGACGTTTTGACATTCTACTAAGCAGCACTTTTTCTACCCCCAACCTTATACAACACATTAAAGAGATGGAGAATCTATACAAAGCTGAAGTGCTAGAACATCAGCTACGATGGAATGTGCCAGACAACAGCAACGCTTGGTTAGAAGCTGTAGAAAGTTTGTATGCTTTTGCTAGTATTCGACCGCATGTTATGCGCCAACTACTGACAGATTATTTGGGTAAGCCCTTTAGTCTGTACCCTAACCCTAGCAACAACTACTTTCAGCTAGAAATGCATACCGATATGCCAGTGGAAAACATAACTATTCTCAACGCTATGGGCCAAAGCGTTTATTCTCACGATGACTCGTGGAATAAATCCATTGATGTTAGTCATTTAACTGCTGGTGTGTATGTAGTGCAAGTGCGTTTCAAAGAAAGACTGTATAAAGAACGCTTGATGGTTCATTAG